One stretch of Daphnia pulicaria isolate SC F1-1A chromosome 6, SC_F0-13Bv2, whole genome shotgun sequence DNA includes these proteins:
- the LOC124342600 gene encoding uncharacterized protein LOC124342600 isoform X2, whose amino-acid sequence MSDTSPSLVRTTARISIRPIRPSKNRKNDATSNKNKKFCTSNISSPLLKEPFKKGWKREVVYRAIVDEQWRNKCDIYYFSPDGKKFRSMPEIYSYLNQSNSCFSIKNFSFFREPIGMDDDNQEICRYAGTKSIWHGKQSQNGLKKKEIVCVKKNIPKHSPREEEDIVEIRTTNNTLTKKRKRSCDDEKGPSSPVCVENQSKRRVSTRKKPQGKMQPHPISALKATSMKQPPTLPATSSDSMQLILTRFDDKSSPACSVHDCSDEDQEKVESLQVQQNKTSLGKKKQNPIPVLRATTTEAPPTLHATSSDNMPLLRRIDEESSPACSVHDSSEEDQVNVESLRGRQTRTRGKKQHDPNPVVKATSVKQPPTLCATSSDSMPLLRRFCDLSSQSSVHDSSDEDQKQVKSLPRHHTKSRGKKRQDRASKATSLNMPLLTRLDEESSPACSVQDCEDQTVSSDEDQEKVESPVQEPAPVISGLPEAAMPFPETLPLNSPLIALLPVGTTLVLTDPSTLRIIPPPTALTSTKETEVPHPKPILSQPSSDKNSVADSSKTSFRKPNATKKIQWATLPSSPPVNKRKLRSKKKPATVSVPKSSPSVDEFAIPQSPSLYINLHQSLHEFGEVGNQKPSYWKSIGEALIEEGLKKAFHSSAKIGDNSISATPISQMVTGAIKAATPQVLTCKDFFALRRQKRKEQQKPQITDLDITSISAVEKSNQYSTGRWEDKTQIKKCKSFADALFHGSLIKWIDVFTSALRGLSVLDSF is encoded by the exons ATGTCCG ATACTTCTCCCTCCTTAGTTAGAACAACGGCTAGAATTAGTATTAGACCGATTAGACCATCTAAAAATCGTAAAAATGATGCAACaagtaacaaaaacaaaaagttttgcaCAAGTAATATTTCATCTCCTCTTTTGAaggaaccatttaaaaaag GTTGGAAAAGAGAAGTTGTCTATAGAGCTATTGTTGACGAGCAATGGAGAAACAAATGTgacatttattatttctctccaGATGGGAAAAAATTCAGGTCAATGCCAGAAATATACAGTTACT TGAACCAAAGCAATAGctgtttttcaattaaaaacttCAGCTTTTTTAGAGAACCTATTGGTATGGATGATGACAACCAAGAGATTTGCCGTTATGCAGGGACTAAATCAATCTGG CATGGTAAGCAATCACAGAATggcttaaagaaaaaagaaattgtttgtgTCAAGAAAAACATTCCAAAGCATAGTCCTAGGGAAGAGGAAGACATTGTAGAAATAAGGACAACTAATAATACCTTgaccaaaaaaaggaagaggtCATGTGATGATGAAAAAGGTCCTTCCAGCCcagttt GTGTTGAAAATCAAAGCAAAAGAAGGGTTTCGACCAGGAAGAAACCACAGGGAAAAATGCAACCACATCCAATATCAGCCTTAAAAGCAACGTCGATGAAACAACCTCCAACGCTCCCTGCGACAAGTTCTGACAGTATGCAATTAATACTGACAAGATTTGATGATAAATCATCACCCGCTTGCTCCGTCCATGatt GCTCAGATGAAGACCAAGAGAAAGTTGAATCGCTGCAggtacaacaaaacaaaacatcgctgggaaagaagaaacagaatCCAATACCAGTTCTTAGAGCCACAACGACGGAAGCACCTCCAACACTTCATGCTACAAGTAGTGACAATATGCCTTTACTGAGAAGAATTGATGAGGAATCATCGCCAGCTTGCTCCGTCCATGATT CTTCAGAGGAAGACCAAGTAAATGTCGAATCGCTTCGTGGACGCCAAACCAGGACGAGAGGAAAAAAGCAACATGATCCAAATCCAGTCGTTAAAGCAACATCCGTGAAACAACCTCCAACCCTCTGTGCCACAAGTAGTGACAGTATGCCTTTACTCAGAAGATTTTGTGATTTATCGTCGCAAAGCTCCGTCCATGATT CTTCAGATGAAGACCAAAAGCAAGTCAAATCTCTACCCAGACACCACACCAAGTCACGAGGGAAAAAGAGACAAGATCGAGCCTCAAAAGCAACTTCTTTGAATATGCCTTTACTGACAAGACTTGATGAAGAATCCTCCCCAGCTTGCTCCGTCCAGGATT GCGAAGACCAAACTGTGTCATCAGATGAAGACCAAGAAAAAGTCGAATCGCCAGTTCAGGAACCAGCTCCTGTAATCTCGGGGTTACCCGAGGCAGCGATGCCATTTCCTGAAACTCTGCCTCTGAACTCACCTCTTATTGCGCTCCTTCCTGTTGGCACTACTCTGGTCCTTACCGATCCTTCGACTTTAAGGATTATTCCTCCACCTACTGCCTTGACGTCAACGAAAGAAACTGAAGTCCCTCATCCGAAACCTATTCTTTCGCAACCATCAAGTGACAAAAATTCTGTAGCTGACTCGTCTAAAACTTCATTTCGGAAACCGAATGCAACCAAGAAAATTCAATGGGCTACTTTGCCATCATCTCCGCCTGTGAACAAGCGCAAACTTAGAAGTAAGAAAAAACCAGCCACAGTTTCAGTTCCGAAGAGTTCTCCTTCGGTGGATGAATTTGCAATTCCGCAAAGTCCATCTCTTTACATAAACCTACATCAATCACTACATGAATTTGGAGAGGTAGGAAACCAGAAACCGTCCTACTGGAAAAGTATAGGCGAAGCTTTAATCGAAGAGGGATTAAAGAAGGCTTTCCACTCTAGTGCAAAAATAGGAGATAATTCAATATCGGCGACACCGATATCCCAAATGGTTACAGGCGCTATAAAGGCTGCAACACCGCAAGTTTTGACTTGTAAAGATTTTTTCGCACTCCGCAGGCAAAAACGGAAAGAGCAACAAAAGCCTCAAATTACCGACTTAGATATTACAAGTATTTCGGCTGTGGAAAAATCGAACCAATACAGTACTGG AAGATGGGAAGataaaactcaaataaaaaaatgtaaatcttTTGCTGATGCCTTATTTCATGGCAGTTTGATCAAATGGATTGATGTTTTCACCTCCGCATTAAGAGGCCTGAGTGTCCTTGATTCATTCTAA
- the LOC124342600 gene encoding uncharacterized protein LOC124342600 isoform X1, with amino-acid sequence MSDTSPSLVRTTARISIRPIRPSKNRKNDATSNKNKKFCTSNISSPLLKEPFKKGWKREVVYRAIVDEQWRNKCDIYYFSPDGKKFRSMPEIYSYLNQSNSCFSIKNFSFFREPIGMDDDNQEICRYAGTKSIWHGKQSQNGLKKKEIVCVKKNIPKHSPREEEDIVEIRTTNNTLTKKRKRSCDDEKGPSSPVCVENQSKRRVSTRKKPQGKMQPHPISALKATSMKQPPTLPATSSDSMQLILTRFDDKSSPACSVHDCSDEDQEKVESLQVQQNKTSLGKKKQNPIPVLRATTTEAPPTLHATSSDNMPLLRRIDEESSPACSVHDSSDEDQEKVESPQGKKQQDPTFPAASCDKIPLLKRFDELSPACSVYDSSEEDQVNVESLRGRQTRTRGKKQHDPNPVVKATSVKQPPTLCATSSDSMPLLRRFCDLSSQSSVHDSSDEDQKQVKSLPRHHTKSRGKKRQDRASKATSLNMPLLTRLDEESSPACSVQDCEDQTVSSDEDQEKVESPVQEPAPVISGLPEAAMPFPETLPLNSPLIALLPVGTTLVLTDPSTLRIIPPPTALTSTKETEVPHPKPILSQPSSDKNSVADSSKTSFRKPNATKKIQWATLPSSPPVNKRKLRSKKKPATVSVPKSSPSVDEFAIPQSPSLYINLHQSLHEFGEVGNQKPSYWKSIGEALIEEGLKKAFHSSAKIGDNSISATPISQMVTGAIKAATPQVLTCKDFFALRRQKRKEQQKPQITDLDITSISAVEKSNQYSTGRWEDKTQIKKCKSFADALFHGSLIKWIDVFTSALRGLSVLDSF; translated from the exons ATGTCCG ATACTTCTCCCTCCTTAGTTAGAACAACGGCTAGAATTAGTATTAGACCGATTAGACCATCTAAAAATCGTAAAAATGATGCAACaagtaacaaaaacaaaaagttttgcaCAAGTAATATTTCATCTCCTCTTTTGAaggaaccatttaaaaaag GTTGGAAAAGAGAAGTTGTCTATAGAGCTATTGTTGACGAGCAATGGAGAAACAAATGTgacatttattatttctctccaGATGGGAAAAAATTCAGGTCAATGCCAGAAATATACAGTTACT TGAACCAAAGCAATAGctgtttttcaattaaaaacttCAGCTTTTTTAGAGAACCTATTGGTATGGATGATGACAACCAAGAGATTTGCCGTTATGCAGGGACTAAATCAATCTGG CATGGTAAGCAATCACAGAATggcttaaagaaaaaagaaattgtttgtgTCAAGAAAAACATTCCAAAGCATAGTCCTAGGGAAGAGGAAGACATTGTAGAAATAAGGACAACTAATAATACCTTgaccaaaaaaaggaagaggtCATGTGATGATGAAAAAGGTCCTTCCAGCCcagttt GTGTTGAAAATCAAAGCAAAAGAAGGGTTTCGACCAGGAAGAAACCACAGGGAAAAATGCAACCACATCCAATATCAGCCTTAAAAGCAACGTCGATGAAACAACCTCCAACGCTCCCTGCGACAAGTTCTGACAGTATGCAATTAATACTGACAAGATTTGATGATAAATCATCACCCGCTTGCTCCGTCCATGatt GCTCAGATGAAGACCAAGAGAAAGTTGAATCGCTGCAggtacaacaaaacaaaacatcgctgggaaagaagaaacagaatCCAATACCAGTTCTTAGAGCCACAACGACGGAAGCACCTCCAACACTTCATGCTACAAGTAGTGACAATATGCCTTTACTGAGAAGAATTGATGAGGAATCATCGCCAGCTTGCTCCGTCCATGATT CCTCTGATGAAGACCAAGAGAAGGTTGAATCGCCACAGGGAAAGAAGCAGCAAGATCCAACTTTCCCTGCCGCAAGTTGCGACAAAATTCCTTTactgaaaagatttgatgaatTATCGCCAGCTTGTTCCGTCTATGATT CTTCAGAGGAAGACCAAGTAAATGTCGAATCGCTTCGTGGACGCCAAACCAGGACGAGAGGAAAAAAGCAACATGATCCAAATCCAGTCGTTAAAGCAACATCCGTGAAACAACCTCCAACCCTCTGTGCCACAAGTAGTGACAGTATGCCTTTACTCAGAAGATTTTGTGATTTATCGTCGCAAAGCTCCGTCCATGATT CTTCAGATGAAGACCAAAAGCAAGTCAAATCTCTACCCAGACACCACACCAAGTCACGAGGGAAAAAGAGACAAGATCGAGCCTCAAAAGCAACTTCTTTGAATATGCCTTTACTGACAAGACTTGATGAAGAATCCTCCCCAGCTTGCTCCGTCCAGGATT GCGAAGACCAAACTGTGTCATCAGATGAAGACCAAGAAAAAGTCGAATCGCCAGTTCAGGAACCAGCTCCTGTAATCTCGGGGTTACCCGAGGCAGCGATGCCATTTCCTGAAACTCTGCCTCTGAACTCACCTCTTATTGCGCTCCTTCCTGTTGGCACTACTCTGGTCCTTACCGATCCTTCGACTTTAAGGATTATTCCTCCACCTACTGCCTTGACGTCAACGAAAGAAACTGAAGTCCCTCATCCGAAACCTATTCTTTCGCAACCATCAAGTGACAAAAATTCTGTAGCTGACTCGTCTAAAACTTCATTTCGGAAACCGAATGCAACCAAGAAAATTCAATGGGCTACTTTGCCATCATCTCCGCCTGTGAACAAGCGCAAACTTAGAAGTAAGAAAAAACCAGCCACAGTTTCAGTTCCGAAGAGTTCTCCTTCGGTGGATGAATTTGCAATTCCGCAAAGTCCATCTCTTTACATAAACCTACATCAATCACTACATGAATTTGGAGAGGTAGGAAACCAGAAACCGTCCTACTGGAAAAGTATAGGCGAAGCTTTAATCGAAGAGGGATTAAAGAAGGCTTTCCACTCTAGTGCAAAAATAGGAGATAATTCAATATCGGCGACACCGATATCCCAAATGGTTACAGGCGCTATAAAGGCTGCAACACCGCAAGTTTTGACTTGTAAAGATTTTTTCGCACTCCGCAGGCAAAAACGGAAAGAGCAACAAAAGCCTCAAATTACCGACTTAGATATTACAAGTATTTCGGCTGTGGAAAAATCGAACCAATACAGTACTGG AAGATGGGAAGataaaactcaaataaaaaaatgtaaatcttTTGCTGATGCCTTATTTCATGGCAGTTTGATCAAATGGATTGATGTTTTCACCTCCGCATTAAGAGGCCTGAGTGTCCTTGATTCATTCTAA
- the LOC124342582 gene encoding maltase-glucoamylase, intestinal-like — MTGEICSRRRATSVHNDMAFWKEWKEVIWFGPKDEEDASAQQPKNKKKKKKKKARNADREEDDETMDDNSTQINMTWKDFLLLDNRMRIVYVVLLCLLLGLILPIIISYYLGEYQADLGNCNTPTLNRFECMSGSNVQLSKSACESAGCCWNSGTGAPKCYHSNPTRYTYKVDKVVEALNYKMVVDVRPERRSSDMFGNVMPTARIVVRAVNRDHLIVQMIAPGQFEDDSFRLVTKDERTPFSQTDFQVSVTTEKKTSFAIVVKRASTGEVLLDTSYGPLAITDEYVEMSTTVPSEFIYGLGQGERRQSFKRNFANYGKTALYNRQKADSYHPLFMSVSPTSGLFHGVFWDNPFPVEIQFSPVPAVSFRSMGGSGVLHILAGPTPAAVSLQYRRDIIGLPSPMPPFWSLGFHLCRENNDPEASQKTIREMVNSGIGFDSDCIDLRLSGPGMGSADLGRFPLAAEHRERLRDQGKKFVLSQPPHVQDVVQFPGASWILHNRTVNSSTIDDYETGVRLDSTVYYPSYPFTGQLTDRWDTMLQPEGFNFLDNWPSNDAKTACASTDRPRSFIPEALRSGITNNSICLDAFHPTQELEHLAVHNHYGIQHLQSFVDQAYSYRFLYLNRAAALGNLGHAGSPGDDLTANWASMKMALVQVMEMGLFGVPLSGSPICGTYNSSLLTDNLSEVKEEQLCIRWYQMGMMLPFAHSMTKLNQRARSPVDWSLNTRRLVAGYIQQRYRLLPYFYSLFYQANTQGTPVVRPMWYQFPKDNETYTLNEQFMIGESLMVCPVMVQDDTETNTAITVYFPSGTWYDYYNGDCVHSGEGDSAVVTTGLNHLNMFVVNSSVFVTQEPGASAEKTRRNPYTVTTAFPISSTASGWLYVDDGMTADQSAHDLIQFNFTSDGTFTMERVHFGFQGSEEISTTVNTLRIFGLELKSEQIPAEATYNPYTKVLEFNQLNYDWHQRDVYSLNFIINS, encoded by the exons ATGACGG GCGAAATTTGTTCGAGACGTCGGGCGACGTCAGTTCATAACGACATGGCGTTTTGGAAAGAGTGGAAGGAAGTCATCTGGTTCGGTCCAAAAGACGAAGAGGATGCATCTGCCCAGCAGccaaagaacaagaagaagaagaagaagaagaaggccagGAATGCCGATcgggaagaagatgatgaaacaATGGACGACAATTCTACtcaaataa ACATGACGTGGAAGGATTTTCTGCTGCTGGATAATCGGATGCGCATAGTCTACGTCGTCCTTCTCTGCCTCCTGCTGGGCCTTATCTTGcccatcatcatcagttaCTACCTGGGCGAGTACCAAGCCGATTTGGGTAATTGCAACACCCCGACGCTAAACAG GTTCGAGTGCATGTCGGGATCGAATGTGCAGCTGAGCAAATCGGCCTGCGAATCGGCCGGATGCTGCTGGAATTCCGGAACCGGGGCGCCGAAATGTTACCACAGTAATCCGACGAGGTACACGTACAAGGTGGACAAGGTTGTGGAAGCGCTGAATTACAAGATGGTGGTGGATGTGAGGCCGGAGCGTCGATCCTCCGACATGTTCGGCAACGTCATGCCGACGGCCAGAATTGTCGTCAGAGCCGTCAACCGCGATCATCTCATCGTCCAGATGATCGCACCCGGCCAATTTGAAGACGATTCCTTCCGGCTGGTGACGAAAGACGAGCGGACGCCATTCAGCCAAACGGATTTCCAAGTCAGCGTCACCACCGAGAAGAAAACTTCTTTCGCCATCGTCGTCAAGCGGGCCAGCACGGGCGAGGTGCTCCTCGATACGTCATACGGTCCGCTGGCCATCACCGACGAGTACGTGGAAATGTCGACGACCGTGCCCAGCGAATTCATTTACGGGCTGGGTCAGGGAGAGCGGCGCCAGTCGTTCAAGCGGAATTTCGCCAATTACGGGAAAACGGCCCTGTACAATCGACAGAAAGCCGATAGCTACCACCCACTTTTCATGTCCGTCTCTCCTACCAGCGGACTCTTTCACGGCGTCTTTTGGGACAATCCTTTTCCTGTTGAAATCCAGTTCTCGCCCGTTCCAGCCGTTTCCTTCCGCTCCATGGGCGGCAGCGGAGTGCTTCACATTCTTGCCGGACCCACTCCGGCCGCTGTTTCCCTACAGTACAGGCGTGACATTATCGGCTTGCCCAGTCCCATGCCGCCGTTCTGGTCATTGGGATTCCACCTCTGTCGGGAGAACAACGATCCCGAGGCCAGTCAGAAAACCATCAGGGAAATGGTCAACTCCGGaatcgggttcgattccgatTGCATCGATTTGCGGCTGTCCGGGCCCGGAATGGGCTCCGCCGACCTCGGACGATTCCCGTTGGCAGCGGAACACCGTGAGCGGCTCCGTGATCAGGGCAAAAAGTTCGTCCTGTCGCAACCGCCCCACGTCCAGGACGTCGTGCAGTTCCCAGGCGCTTCGTGGATCCTCCACAATCGGACGGTCAACAGTTCAACGATCGACGACTACGAGACGGGCGTCCGTTTGGATTCGACCGTCTACTATCCGAGTTATCCTTTCACCGGTCAACTGACGGACAGATGGGACACCATGCTCCAGCCGGAAGGCTTCAATTTTCTGGACAATTGGCCGTCAAACGACGCCAAAACGGCATGCGCCTCCACCGATCGTCCGAGATCTTTCATTCCCGAAGCTCTTCGTTCCGGCATCACCAACAACTCGATTTGCCTGGATGCTTTCCACCCGACCCAGGAGCTGGAACACTTGGCAGTTCACAATCATTACGGCATCCAGCACCTACAGTCCTTCGTGGATCAAGCCTACAGTTACCGGTTCTTGTACTTGAATCGAGCGGCCGCTTTAGGCAATTTGGGACACGCAGGATCCCCCGGTGACGACTTAACCGCCAATTGGGCATCCATGAAAATGGCTCTCGTCcag GTTATGGAAATGGGACTGTTTGGAGTACCGTTGTCCGGCTCTCCCATTTGCGGCACATACAACAGCAGTCTGCTCACCGACAATTTGTCGGAAGTGAAGGAGGAACAGCTGTGCATCCGGTGGTATCAAATGGGAATGATGTTACCGTTTGCCCATTCAATGACCAAGTTAAATCAACGGGCTCGTTCCCCTGTCGACTGGTCCCTAAACACCCGCAGGCTCGTGGCCGGATACATCCAGCAGCGCTACAGATTGTTGCCCTATTTCTACTCTCTTTTCTACCAG GCCAACACCCAAGGAACACCAGTTGTGCGGCCGATGTGGTACCAATTCCCAAAGGACAATGAAACGTACACGCTGAACGAACAGTTTATGATCGGCGAGAGTCTTATGGTCTGCCCGGTCATGGTCCAAGACGATACAGAGACCAACACCGCCATCACCGTTTACTTCCCATCCGGAACTTG GTACGATTATTACAATGGAGACTGCGTTCATTCCGGTGAAGGAGATAGTGCCGTCGTCACGACCGGACTCAATCATCTCAACATGTTTGTCGTCAACAGTTCCGTTTTCGTTACTCag gaaCCGGGAGCCTCTGCAGAGAAAACGCGTAGGAATCCCTACACGGTCACGACCGCCTTTCCAATCTCCTCCACCGCTTCCGGATGGCTCTACGTCGACGATGGAATGACGGCCGACCAATCTGCTCACGAtttgattcaattcaattttaccAGCGACGGAACTTTTACGATGGAGCGAGTTCATTTCGGATTCCAGGGATCGGAGGAAATTTCAACGACCGTCAATACCCTTCGCATATTTGGGTTGGAATTAAAAAGTGAACAAATCCCTGCCGAAGCCACTTACAATCCTTACACCAAAGTCCTCGAATTCAACCAGCTCAACTACGACTGGCATCAAAGAGATGTTTACagtttgaatttcattatCAATTCGTAA
- the LOC124342684 gene encoding uncharacterized protein LOC124342684 has product MQNTAEGSQLHSTECVKITPLIDNHFEPAHFAVGENPMENHVSEDCLVMFKEPTPSVVMHDETSYTNLRPSNINQQPVPPLILIDGALSAEPLSLEIDQPENDQEQQSSNGLLLQAMTGIADIIELEPTLPRSNLILSKMPPLVPIRENVDCPIPIAEEDFLLESPTNNVILSPETKLLLSEQMRKHVQLLTQMHLFTAQQSALTSVTKECQKMLQDLIPFKQRMGIANLDEALDLVTHWENVVSKSEPEEFCRYQRPEGVTFGERQDPNFFNPKLVEMMGESRVFMYPDLLPKLAINQTEPGTGLRWFSPYEDQLIAMGIEQFIPFCTNLSIDWWYSLDYLVSSMISKHMLPQWTAEQIQMRVMNNCLETSPANPIKYYQENKVAPPLEHVIRPFYSTRKLRNFSPSLLPDHWRKLLVKSPVEVTSPVSRFPANQLLCIASIASFSRTFPARIVNSQAFAGVPELIFSSSQIPSLPDQHPPSLIPLYQQRHKPVCKRRRFLRDFSTEAKKSPFP; this is encoded by the exons ATGCAGAACACAGCAGAAGGAAGCCAATTGCACTCAACCGAGTGTGTAAAAATAACTCCCCTTATAGACAATCATTTCGAGCCAGCTCATTTTGCAGTTGGAGAA AACCCCATGGAAAATCATGTTTCAGAAGATTGCCTCGTCATGTTCAAAGAACCTACACCATCGGTGGTGATGCACGACGAAACGTCGTATACAAATCTGAGACCATCAAACATTAATCAGCAACCAGTTCCTCCTCTTATCTTAATTGACGGAGCATTGTCAGCCGAACCGCTTTCTCTCGAAATTGATCAACCGGAAAACGACCAGGAGCAACAATCAAGTAATGGACTGCTCCTTCAAGCCATGACTGGCATCGCCGACATAATTGAACTGGAACCAACTTTGCCTAGATCTAACTTGATTCTAAGTAAAATGCCGCCTCTTGTCCCGATAAGAGAAAATGTCGATTGTCCCATCCCAATTGCTGAAGAGGATTTTTTATTGGAGTCCCCTACCAATAATGTTATTCTTTCTCCGGAAACTAAGTTATTGTTGAGCGAGCAGATGCGGAAACATGTCCAACTTTTGACCCAAATGCACTTATTCACCGCTCAACAATCAGCTTTGACTTCTGTGACAAAAGAATGCCAAAAAATGCTACAGGACCTAATCCCGTTTAAGCAACGAATGGGTATTGCCAACCTAGATGAAGCCCTTGATTTGGTCACTCACTGGGAGAATGTGGTGTCCAAATCTGAACCGGAAGAATTCTGTAGATATCAAAGACCAGAAGGGGTTACCTTTGG GGAGAGACAAGATCCGAATTTTTTCAATCCGAAACTGGTGGAAATGATGGGAGAAAGTCGCGTCTTTATGTACCCCGATTTACTTCCCAAACTCGCCATCAATCAAACGGAACCAG GAACCGGTCTGCGTTGGTTTTCACCTTACGAAGATCAGCTAATTGCTATGGGAATTGAGcaatttattcctttttgtaCAAATCTGTCAATCGACTGGTGGTACTCCCTGGACTATTTGGTATCTTCCATGATATCGAAACACATGCTACCCCAATGGACTGCCGAGCAAATACAAATGCGAGTAATGAACAATTGCCTAGAGACATCACCTGCAAACCCGATTAAG TATTACCAGGAGAATAAAGTAGCTCCGCCCCTTGAACACGTTATCCGTCCATTCTACTCTACAAGAAAATTACGTAATTTCTCTCCATCATTGTTACCGGACCATTGGCGAAAATTGCTTGTCAAAAGTCCAGTGGAAGTGACTTCTCCTGTTTCCAGGTTTCCAGCAAATCAACTGCTTTGCATCGCTTCGATCGCTTCATTCTCTAGGACTTTTCCAGCAAGAATTGTCAATAGTCAAGCATTCGCAGGTGTTCCAGAGctgattttttcttcgtcgCAAATTCCTTCACTGCCTGATCAACATCCTCCATCATTAATTCCCTTGTACCAGCAAAGACACAAGCCTGTTTGC AAGAGGCGAAGATTTCTGCGAGATTTCTCCACTGAAGCAAAGAAGTCGCCATTCCCTTGA